The Methylomarinum vadi genome has a window encoding:
- a CDS encoding putative bifunctional diguanylate cyclase/phosphodiesterase, which translates to MAVAKKIQQELNKPYVLNGTPMHFTTSIGISVYPDGNLSANELIQQADTAMYRSKNRGKNSISFFNREMQSAADHRIKIESQLRTALQENQFELFFQPQMDATGQCYGAEALIRWQHPQKGLLSPGEFIPIAEQSDLISLLDLWVIKEACRQLKEWQQNGTILQHLAVNVSSRLLRKGNFVAKFEEILRETGANPEALMLEVTERIFIDKVEKVAYVIRQLNELGIAFSIDDFGTGYSSLSYLKSLPFRQLKIDREFVRDILTDGNDDAIVETIIAMANKLNMWVIAEGVETEQQLEILRQKGCDHYQGYYFSRPLTERAFRKLLRRH; encoded by the coding sequence TTGGCGGTAGCGAAAAAAATTCAACAAGAATTGAATAAGCCCTATGTGTTGAATGGAACGCCCATGCACTTTACGACCAGTATCGGTATCAGCGTATATCCAGACGGTAACCTTAGCGCCAACGAACTGATCCAACAAGCGGACACCGCGATGTACCGGTCGAAAAACAGAGGCAAGAATTCGATCAGTTTTTTCAATCGTGAAATGCAGAGCGCGGCGGACCATCGCATCAAAATCGAAAGCCAGCTCAGAACCGCGTTGCAAGAAAACCAATTCGAACTGTTTTTTCAACCGCAGATGGACGCGACTGGGCAATGTTACGGCGCCGAGGCATTGATTCGCTGGCAACATCCGCAGAAAGGGCTGTTATCACCCGGCGAGTTTATCCCTATTGCCGAACAAAGCGACTTGATCTCGTTGCTGGATTTGTGGGTGATTAAGGAAGCTTGCCGGCAACTTAAGGAATGGCAACAAAACGGCACAATACTGCAACATCTTGCCGTCAATGTCAGTTCCCGATTGTTACGTAAGGGAAACTTCGTGGCGAAGTTCGAAGAGATTTTACGGGAAACCGGCGCCAACCCGGAGGCCCTGATGCTCGAAGTGACCGAGCGAATCTTTATCGACAAGGTTGAAAAAGTGGCCTATGTAATCAGGCAGTTGAACGAGTTGGGAATAGCATTCTCGATCGACGATTTCGGTACCGGTTATTCCTCGCTTTCCTATTTGAAGAGCCTTCCTTTTCGGCAATTGAAGATCGATCGTGAATTCGTCAGGGATATTCTGACCGACGGCAATGACGATGCCATCGTCGAAACGATCATAGCGATGGCCAATAAATTGAATATGTGGGTGATCGCAGAAGGGGTCGAGACCGAACAACAACTGGAAATATTGCGCCAAAAAGGGTGTGATCATTATCAAGGCTATTATTTCAGCCGGCCTTTAACCGAGCGCGCTTTCAGAAAATTGTTACGCCGGCATTAA
- a CDS encoding sensor domain-containing protein, translating into MLDLFSLLFDPKGYMPHGHCFHWQPLVLWLTVTSDLLIFAAYFSIPAALGYFVYKRKDLDKKWLYALFSTFIVVCGITHLLAAINVWQPFYGVTALFKAVTAIISLVTAFILWPFIPIALKIPSPSQLQLVNRELQVLNDSLDQQVEERTRELCYSQKQLINVIKLSPSVVYILRPTGNPQSPFRVEFISEKIVEITGFTPDDWYQNPTLWIDHIHPEDAGQALENMRKLLETGKLQHEYRFRTKSGSYRWIRDELIMDFEEDRSCKEVFGSWDDITAYKQAEVELLLAATTFESMQAVMITDAAGNILRVNKAFTDITGYAIEDVIGKNPNMFKSGYQDDEFYRRFWKTLLEQGHFEGELWNRKKSGEIFPAWESITAVKDGVGNITHYVSIFSNISEKKEKEKEIQALAYYDTLTKLPNRRLLIDRIEHELSAVVRHALYGAIIFLDLDDFKLLNDSAGHLVGDELLIKVADRISQHLRAEDTPARLGGDEFVVLLQANDHRVEEASEHAWR; encoded by the coding sequence ATGCTGGATCTTTTCTCGCTATTGTTCGATCCGAAAGGTTACATGCCGCATGGTCACTGCTTTCATTGGCAGCCTCTGGTGTTATGGTTAACGGTGACATCCGATTTATTGATTTTTGCCGCTTATTTTTCCATTCCGGCGGCATTGGGTTATTTTGTTTACAAACGCAAGGATTTGGATAAGAAGTGGTTGTACGCGCTTTTTTCCACCTTCATTGTAGTTTGCGGTATTACTCATTTGCTTGCGGCGATTAATGTTTGGCAACCTTTTTACGGCGTCACCGCCCTGTTCAAGGCGGTGACGGCCATCATTTCGTTGGTTACCGCATTCATCCTTTGGCCCTTCATTCCTATTGCGCTCAAAATCCCCAGTCCTAGCCAGCTTCAATTGGTGAATCGAGAATTACAGGTATTGAACGATTCCCTCGATCAGCAAGTGGAAGAGCGAACCCGGGAATTATGCTACAGCCAGAAACAATTAATCAACGTCATCAAACTTAGCCCTTCGGTCGTGTATATCTTGAGGCCGACTGGAAATCCCCAATCCCCTTTCCGCGTAGAATTCATTTCCGAGAAAATTGTCGAGATTACCGGATTTACGCCGGACGATTGGTATCAGAATCCCACGCTGTGGATAGATCATATTCACCCCGAGGATGCTGGGCAGGCTTTGGAAAATATGCGGAAATTGCTTGAGACAGGTAAATTGCAGCATGAATATCGTTTCCGGACCAAAAGCGGGAGTTACCGCTGGATCAGGGACGAATTGATCATGGATTTCGAGGAGGATCGTTCATGCAAGGAAGTCTTCGGTTCTTGGGACGATATCACCGCTTACAAACAGGCCGAGGTGGAGCTGTTATTGGCGGCGACGACATTCGAAAGCATGCAGGCCGTCATGATTACCGATGCGGCCGGTAATATTTTGCGGGTTAACAAAGCCTTTACCGATATCACCGGATATGCTATCGAGGATGTGATCGGCAAAAATCCCAATATGTTTAAATCCGGTTATCAAGATGATGAATTCTATCGCCGATTTTGGAAAACATTGTTGGAGCAAGGGCATTTCGAAGGTGAATTATGGAATCGAAAGAAAAGTGGCGAGATCTTTCCCGCTTGGGAAAGCATTACCGCCGTCAAGGACGGTGTCGGCAATATTACCCATTACGTTTCCATATTCAGCAACATCAGCGAAAAAAAAGAAAAAGAAAAGGAAATCCAGGCACTTGCCTATTATGACACACTGACCAAACTGCCGAACCGGCGTCTGTTGATCGACCGTATCGAGCATGAATTGAGTGCGGTCGTCAGGCACGCTTTGTATGGCGCCATCATTTTTCTGGATTTGGATGACTTTAAACTGTTGAATGATTCGGCCGGACACTTGGTTGGCGATGAATTGTTGATCAAGGTCGCCGACCGAATCAGTCAACATTTGCGCGCCGAGGATACGCCGGCGAGGCTCGGTGGCGACGAGTTCGTGGTCCTGTTGCAAGCCAATGATCACCGGGTTGAAGAGGCTTCCGAGCATGCTTGGCGGTAG